From a region of the Bermanella marisrubri genome:
- a CDS encoding NADP-dependent isocitrate dehydrogenase has protein sequence MTTHTPKIIYTLTDEAPALATYSFLPIVQAFTKQAGIEVETRDISLAARILSSFPDYLKPDQVIPDDLKELGELAKTPDANIIKLPNISASVPQLIGAIKELQDKGYAVPDYPREANTDKEKEIQTRYGKVLGSAVNPVLREGNSDRRVASAVKEYAKAHPHSMGAWNKLSKTHVAHMEDGDFYGSEQSVINENAQKVSIVYEDESGNVQTLKADLALQEGEVIDASRMSAKALRAFYEAQMEDAKEKNVMLSLHLKATMMKVSDPVMFGEAVSVYYEDVFEKHKETFEQLGVDVRNGLGDVYAKIKTLDVDHQKQIKADIQAVYHDRPKLAMVDSDKGITNLHVPNDVIIDASMPAAIRAGGKMWGSDGEMHDTKAMIPDRCYADVFDETINFHKEFGAFDVDTMGNVSNVGLMAQKAEEYGSHDKTFIIENKGVVKVLDESGNALMQHDVEPGDIWRMCQTKDAPIQDWVKLAVSRATITGNPAIFWLDENRAHDANLIKLVESYLKDHDTAGIEIKIMSPVEAVRYTLKRCKEGKDTISVTGNVLRDYLTDLFPILELGTSAKMLSIVPLLAGGGLYETGAGGSAPKHVQQFVEEGHLRWDSLGEFLALMVSLEDLGRKTSNKTAEILAKALNDATAQFLSLNRSPKRGAGELDNRGSHFYLALYWAEAMASQTEDVDLAAKFKDLASKLESHRKDIISEFSKSQGDKQDIGGYYYPVKQKASEAMRPSKTLNDIIDNV, from the coding sequence ATGACTACGCATACACCAAAAATAATATATACGTTAACAGACGAAGCACCAGCATTGGCAACTTACTCTTTCTTGCCGATTGTACAGGCGTTCACTAAGCAAGCTGGTATTGAGGTGGAAACGCGAGATATTTCTCTTGCTGCGCGTATTTTGTCATCTTTCCCCGATTATCTGAAACCTGACCAAGTTATTCCAGATGATTTAAAAGAATTGGGTGAGCTTGCTAAGACACCAGATGCCAACATTATTAAGCTACCAAATATTAGCGCATCAGTTCCTCAATTAATCGGTGCTATTAAAGAGCTTCAAGATAAAGGCTATGCGGTTCCCGATTATCCCCGCGAAGCAAACACTGATAAAGAAAAAGAAATCCAAACACGTTATGGCAAGGTGCTAGGTAGTGCTGTGAATCCTGTGTTGCGTGAGGGTAATAGCGATCGTCGTGTGGCTTCGGCGGTTAAAGAATATGCAAAAGCTCACCCGCATTCCATGGGTGCCTGGAATAAGTTGAGTAAGACTCATGTGGCTCACATGGAAGACGGAGACTTTTACGGTAGCGAGCAGTCTGTGATTAACGAAAATGCACAGAAAGTCTCTATCGTTTATGAGGATGAATCGGGTAATGTGCAGACTTTGAAAGCTGATTTGGCGTTACAAGAAGGTGAAGTGATAGATGCATCGCGCATGAGTGCAAAGGCGTTACGTGCTTTCTATGAAGCGCAAATGGAAGATGCAAAAGAAAAGAACGTTATGCTGTCCTTGCATCTCAAGGCTACCATGATGAAAGTTAGTGACCCAGTCATGTTTGGCGAAGCTGTTTCAGTTTATTACGAAGATGTATTTGAAAAACACAAGGAAACATTTGAGCAGCTTGGTGTAGATGTTCGCAATGGTCTCGGTGATGTTTATGCCAAAATTAAAACCCTAGATGTCGATCATCAAAAACAAATTAAGGCCGATATTCAAGCTGTGTATCATGATCGTCCTAAACTCGCCATGGTAGATTCTGATAAGGGTATAACCAATCTTCATGTTCCTAATGATGTGATTATCGATGCGTCTATGCCTGCCGCGATTCGTGCCGGTGGTAAGATGTGGGGTAGTGATGGTGAGATGCATGATACCAAAGCAATGATCCCTGATCGCTGTTATGCCGATGTGTTCGACGAGACTATCAACTTCCACAAGGAATTTGGCGCGTTCGATGTGGATACAATGGGTAATGTATCAAACGTGGGTTTAATGGCCCAAAAAGCTGAAGAGTACGGTTCTCATGACAAGACTTTTATCATCGAAAATAAGGGTGTGGTAAAAGTGCTGGATGAGTCAGGCAATGCATTGATGCAGCATGATGTGGAGCCTGGTGATATTTGGCGTATGTGTCAGACGAAAGATGCTCCAATACAAGACTGGGTTAAGTTGGCCGTTTCTCGAGCCACTATTACTGGTAATCCTGCCATCTTCTGGTTGGATGAAAACCGCGCTCACGATGCAAATCTAATTAAATTGGTTGAGAGCTATCTAAAAGATCATGACACTGCAGGCATTGAAATAAAAATCATGAGCCCTGTTGAAGCAGTGCGTTACACATTGAAGCGCTGTAAAGAGGGTAAGGATACTATTTCTGTAACTGGTAATGTATTGCGTGACTATCTGACAGACCTTTTCCCAATTTTAGAGCTAGGTACGAGTGCAAAAATGCTTTCTATCGTGCCACTTCTTGCAGGCGGTGGTTTGTATGAAACGGGCGCCGGTGGTTCTGCACCCAAACACGTTCAACAATTTGTTGAGGAAGGTCACTTGCGTTGGGATTCGCTGGGTGAGTTCTTGGCGTTGATGGTTTCATTGGAAGATCTTGGTCGCAAGACCAGCAATAAAACGGCTGAAATTTTGGCAAAAGCATTGAACGATGCAACGGCGCAGTTCCTGTCTTTGAATCGCTCTCCGAAACGTGGCGCAGGCGAATTGGATAATCGAGGAAGTCATTTTTACTTGGCTCTATATTGGGCTGAGGCCATGGCATCCCAAACCGAAGATGTTGATCTGGCGGCTAAGTTCAAAGACTTGGCAAGTAAGTTAGAAAGTCATCGCAAGGATATTATCTCTGAGTTTAGTAAGTCTCAGGGTGACAAGCAGGATATTGGTGGATACTACTATCCGGTTAAGCAGAAGGCGAGTGAGGCCATGCGACCTTCTAAAACTCTAAATGATATAATCGACAACGTATAA
- a CDS encoding cold shock domain-containing protein, producing the protein MQTGKVKWFNNAKGYGFILSDEGGEDLFAHYSSIQVEGYKTLKAGQSVQFDTKPSDQGTHAINITPLDMLSAKKSNQEQNREKVLGAEAQGA; encoded by the coding sequence ATGCAGACAGGGAAAGTAAAATGGTTCAATAACGCAAAGGGTTATGGATTCATTTTATCTGATGAGGGCGGAGAAGACTTATTTGCCCATTACTCTTCAATTCAAGTTGAAGGCTACAAAACCCTAAAAGCAGGCCAAAGCGTACAATTCGACACAAAACCCAGCGACCAAGGCACTCACGCGATTAACATTACCCCACTCGACATGCTTTCTGCAAAGAAAAGCAATCAAGAGCAAAATCGCGAGAAGGTACTTGGGGCCGAAGCTCAAGGCGCATGA
- the clpS gene encoding ATP-dependent Clp protease adapter ClpS, with the protein MLRSNLILNMGDKESEDEHGIAVAPSKPELKRPSLYQVIMLNDDYTPMDFVIDVLTRFFAMDMEKATQIMLAVHTQGSAVCGVYTKDIAETKAAQVMAYAEEHQHPLKCNIQQVGD; encoded by the coding sequence ATGTTAAGAAGTAATCTAATCTTAAATATGGGGGATAAGGAATCCGAAGATGAACATGGCATAGCCGTTGCACCTTCTAAACCAGAGCTCAAAAGACCGTCACTGTATCAAGTGATCATGTTGAATGATGACTATACGCCGATGGACTTCGTTATTGATGTTCTTACTCGGTTTTTTGCAATGGATATGGAGAAGGCAACGCAGATTATGCTTGCAGTTCATACGCAAGGTAGTGCTGTTTGCGGTGTGTATACTAAAGATATTGCAGAAACAAAGGCTGCTCAAGTGATGGCCTATGCAGAGGAGCACCAGCATCCTCTAAAGTGCAATATACAACAGGTTGGAGACTGA
- the clpA gene encoding ATP-dependent Clp protease ATP-binding subunit ClpA gives MLNKDLEATLNTAFKDARLKRHEFMTVEHLLLALISNDAAKEVLVSCGAEVERLSKDLSDFVDSTTPLIPETEHERETQPTLGFQRVLQRAVFHVQSSGKSEVTGANVLVAIFSEQESQAVYFLKQQNIARIDVVNFISHGISKLSSEQEDADQETVDDEVNQESSSAALDNYATNLNKLAKEGKIDPLIGRDEELLRCIQILSRRRKNNPLLVGESGVGKTAIAEGLARRIVDKKIPEIMEDAVVYSLDMGALLAGTKYRGDFEKRFKALLAELKKQPKSILFIDEIHTIIGAGAASGGVMDASNLLKPLLSSGELRCMGSTTFNEFRGIFEKDGALARRFQKIDVVEPNVEDTYKILKGLKSQFEEHHQLKYTDKALKAASELAERYIRDRHMPDKAIDVIDEVGAGQRLLAPSKRKKVINVADVEKVVAKIARIPSRTVNMDDKKTLMDLDKNMKMMVYGQDEAITELATAIKMSRAGLKAEEKPIGSFLFAGPTGVGKTEVTRQLAHVMGMELVRFDMSEYMEAHTVSRLIGAPPGYVGYDQGGLLTEAVNKTPHCVLLLDEIEKAHPDVFNLLLQVMDHGTLTDNNGRKTDFRHVVLIMTTNAGAEVSSRRSIGFNEQNHETDAMEVIRKTFTPEFRNRLDNIIQFSALQKDVIGHVVDKFIAELQGQLEDKKVVVYATDRARDWLAEKGYDPQMGARPMSRLIQDEVKKPLAEMILFGELSDKGGTIKVDVVDDEIKLSAVEEDVPAKEEV, from the coding sequence ATGTTGAATAAAGACCTAGAAGCGACCCTTAATACTGCTTTTAAGGATGCGCGTCTTAAACGTCATGAGTTCATGACGGTAGAGCACCTGTTGTTGGCACTCATTTCAAATGATGCAGCGAAAGAGGTTTTGGTTTCCTGTGGTGCGGAAGTTGAGCGCTTGTCTAAAGATCTTAGTGATTTTGTCGATTCTACCACCCCGCTAATTCCTGAAACCGAACACGAACGTGAAACCCAGCCTACATTGGGTTTTCAGCGAGTACTTCAGCGAGCTGTTTTTCATGTTCAAAGCTCAGGTAAATCTGAAGTTACCGGTGCGAATGTCTTGGTAGCGATTTTTAGCGAGCAAGAAAGTCAGGCTGTATATTTCCTAAAACAGCAAAACATTGCGCGTATCGATGTGGTTAATTTCATCAGTCATGGAATTAGTAAGTTGTCTTCAGAGCAAGAGGATGCAGATCAGGAAACAGTTGATGATGAAGTTAATCAGGAAAGCTCGTCGGCTGCTCTTGATAACTATGCGACGAATCTGAATAAGTTGGCTAAAGAAGGCAAAATTGATCCGCTAATCGGTCGCGACGAAGAGTTGCTGCGCTGTATTCAAATTCTGTCTCGTCGTCGTAAAAATAATCCTCTGTTGGTAGGCGAGTCAGGCGTGGGTAAGACGGCCATAGCTGAAGGTCTTGCGCGCCGTATAGTAGACAAAAAGATTCCAGAAATAATGGAAGATGCTGTCGTGTATAGCTTGGACATGGGTGCATTGCTAGCGGGTACAAAATACCGTGGTGATTTCGAGAAGCGATTCAAGGCCTTGCTAGCGGAATTGAAAAAGCAGCCAAAATCCATTTTGTTTATCGATGAGATTCATACCATTATCGGCGCGGGTGCGGCATCCGGAGGCGTTATGGATGCGTCCAACTTACTCAAACCTCTGCTATCAAGTGGGGAACTAAGATGCATGGGATCCACGACCTTCAATGAATTCCGAGGTATTTTTGAGAAAGATGGTGCTTTGGCGCGTCGTTTCCAGAAAATCGATGTGGTTGAGCCCAACGTTGAAGATACCTATAAAATCTTGAAGGGTTTGAAATCTCAGTTTGAAGAGCATCATCAGCTTAAATATACAGACAAAGCGCTGAAGGCAGCGTCTGAATTAGCAGAGCGATATATTCGCGATCGCCACATGCCTGATAAGGCCATTGATGTGATCGACGAGGTTGGTGCTGGTCAGCGTTTATTGGCGCCAAGTAAGCGTAAAAAAGTGATCAATGTTGCTGACGTTGAAAAAGTTGTAGCAAAAATTGCTCGAATTCCATCTAGAACAGTCAATATGGATGATAAGAAAACGCTCATGGACTTGGATAAGAACATGAAGATGATGGTCTACGGTCAGGATGAAGCGATTACCGAGTTGGCCACGGCTATCAAAATGTCCCGAGCGGGCTTGAAGGCAGAAGAGAAACCGATAGGTTCGTTTTTATTTGCTGGACCAACCGGTGTTGGTAAAACCGAAGTAACTCGTCAGTTGGCTCACGTTATGGGTATGGAGCTAGTTCGCTTTGATATGTCTGAGTACATGGAAGCACATACAGTATCACGTTTAATTGGTGCGCCTCCTGGCTATGTGGGTTATGACCAGGGTGGATTGTTGACGGAGGCGGTTAATAAAACACCACACTGTGTGTTATTGCTCGATGAAATCGAAAAGGCACACCCTGATGTATTTAATCTGCTATTGCAGGTGATGGATCACGGTACATTAACCGATAATAATGGGCGCAAGACAGATTTTCGTCACGTGGTTCTTATTATGACAACCAATGCTGGTGCTGAGGTCTCGAGTCGCCGTTCTATTGGCTTCAATGAGCAAAATCATGAAACTGACGCTATGGAGGTTATTCGCAAGACCTTCACGCCAGAGTTCCGCAATCGCTTGGATAACATCATCCAATTCTCTGCATTGCAGAAAGACGTGATTGGTCATGTGGTTGATAAGTTCATAGCTGAGTTGCAAGGCCAATTGGAAGATAAAAAGGTCGTCGTATATGCCACAGATCGAGCCCGCGATTGGCTAGCAGAAAAAGGTTATGATCCGCAGATGGGTGCTCGTCCAATGAGTCGCTTGATTCAAGATGAGGTGAAAAAACCACTGGCAGAAATGATTTTGTTTGGTGAACTATCCGATAAAGGCGGTACGATTAAAGTTGATGTAGTTGATGACGAAATAAAACTTAGTGCGGTGGAGGAAGATGTGCCGGCCAAAGAGGAAGTCTAG
- the infA gene encoding translation initiation factor IF-1 has translation MSREDHIEMDGEVIDTLPNTMFRVKLENGHVVTAHISGKMRKNYIRILTGDKVKVELTPYDLSKGRITYRAR, from the coding sequence ATGTCTAGAGAAGATCATATTGAGATGGATGGCGAGGTAATTGATACCCTGCCAAACACAATGTTCCGCGTTAAATTGGAAAATGGCCATGTGGTTACTGCCCACATTTCCGGCAAAATGCGCAAGAACTACATCCGTATTCTTACAGGTGACAAGGTGAAGGTTGAACTTACACCTTACGACTTAAGCAAGGGTCGCATCACCTACCGTGCTCGCTAA
- a CDS encoding arginyltransferase, which yields MNNNYSPDQDPIKLFTLAEDHPCSYLNDRNANSAFVDPSQPPTWEQYSALSRLGFRRSGNHFYRPHCRQCSECKSSRIRAFEIDLSRKRFKRILNKSKHLTLSLEPATFSEEHYDIYERYITQRHHDGDMYPPSIEQYKGFLTSEFPFSQLMSMRDDEGQLILATCIDILDDGISAIYTYFDPDYSDLSPGTLAILKMCELAIEQGHPYVYLGYWVKDSPKMAYKRQFTPLDIFDGQNWLGFNPES from the coding sequence ATGAATAACAATTACTCTCCAGACCAAGATCCGATCAAGCTGTTCACACTTGCAGAGGATCATCCTTGCTCATACCTAAACGACAGAAATGCTAACTCTGCTTTCGTGGACCCCAGCCAACCGCCAACATGGGAGCAATACAGCGCCCTTTCTCGCTTGGGCTTCCGCCGCTCGGGCAATCACTTTTATCGCCCTCATTGCAGACAATGCTCTGAATGCAAATCCAGTCGTATACGTGCTTTTGAAATCGATCTTTCTCGAAAACGCTTCAAACGCATCCTCAATAAAAGCAAACACCTCACTCTTAGCTTAGAACCCGCTACATTCAGCGAGGAACACTACGACATTTATGAACGATATATCACACAGCGTCACCATGATGGCGACATGTATCCGCCTTCGATAGAACAATATAAAGGCTTTCTTACATCAGAATTTCCTTTCAGCCAACTCATGTCCATGCGCGATGACGAAGGCCAGTTAATTCTAGCGACTTGCATCGACATATTAGATGATGGCATCAGCGCCATATACACTTACTTCGATCCAGATTATTCAGACCTTAGCCCAGGAACACTCGCAATATTGAAAATGTGTGAACTTGCCATCGAACAAGGCCACCCTTATGTGTATCTAGGATACTGGGTAAAAGATAGCCCCAAAATGGCCTACAAGCGCCAATTTACTCCTTTGGATATATTTGATGGCCAAAATTGGCTGGGTTTTAATCCAGAGAGCTAG